taGAGTGTATATTCATTACACATTAGAATAATACAGTCCTAATTTTGGGGGGTTCATCCCTGTTTGGGTCCATGCACAGTAGAGGAGTTAATTATATCACCTTTATCAAATATAGTCAACTTGCATATGATCCATTGTCATTACATATATTACACAAACAGTGTGCATTATGTTGCAAATTCTGACAGTAACAGAATCCActttattgccaagtaggttttcaagAATTTGCTTTTCTATTTTGGTGcactgacaaataaaacaacaaaaaaataaagaaattacaataaaaatatatttaaaaaaaaaatgttattaaaatgtgtgtaaTTGATTTTAATGAAAGAACTGATCAGTAATCAGCTAAAATATATTCTGTGCTAAGGTTCACAGtattaagaataaaaataatatgcAATGTACAGAAATAGTAGCCCCAAAGATGTGTAATGTAACACGTAGACAGATGTGAAGATGttacaggggaaaaaaaaagttggtttatacaaattaattaaaactATATAAAGATAAAAATTATAATCAgtaaaattataaatataaatcattAATTgattataaattaaaaatattattacagTAATTATAATGACAAAATTATAAGATTAAAGATGTGAGgcattaatgaaaaaaaaaatactgaaataaacAGGGGCCCACAAAACAACTTAAAACCCGTTTTCAAGGCATTGTAGATGGCCATAAATGTTTCTATGCTAATATTATAAAATCTATATGTGTCAGAAATATCATACCTTAAATTCTTTAAAAGTTGGTCTGTtggataaattaaatatatacatttttaatttatgtatgtAAAATTCGTCACTTTTATTCTACAAAGTAAATTGTCAAACCGGAAGTACAAACATGCAGTGTTGTGAGAAGCTTCACTGATCCGGATGAAGCAGCCGGATCACTTCCACCCGATACGACTGCCACAGCGGAAGTCCCGCCTCTCTTGCCTCGCTATTGGCTGCCTCGCGATCAGTTTCCTCTTCAGCCAATAACAGGTCACACTGTGGAAGGCAGCATTGACCTCCCCCCGGATTCACCTCTACTGCGAAGCCATGATTCGGTCTCTTCGGCGCGTCCAGCAGTTTAACTGCAACCTCCTGACTTTACAAAGAGTCAGCGTCAACTCCAAACTCCCCTTGTGCACGTCCAGGATGGCCAGCTCAGAGTACAGGATCGAGCGGGACACGTTTGGTGAGCTCAAGGTCCCAGTTGACAAGTACTACGGTGCTCAGACTGTCAGATCCACCATGAACTTCAAGATAGGGGGTCCAAGTGAGAGAATGCCAATCCAAGTGATCAAGGCCTTTGGTATCCTGAAAAGAGCGGCTGCTGAGGTGAACAAGGAGTTCGGCCTGGACCCAAAGATCGCAAATGCAATCATCCAGGCTGCAGATGAGGTTTCAGCTGGTAAACTGGATGATCATTTCCCTCTGGTGGTGTGGCAGACTGGATCTGGGACTCAGAGCAACATGAACGTCAATGAGGTGATCAGCAACAGAGCTATTGAGATCATGGGGGGCAAACTAGGCTCCAAGGATCCCGTCCACCCCAATGATCATGTCAACAAGAGTCAGAGCTCCAATGACACCTTCCCCACTGCCATGCACATTGCTGCAGCCACAGAGGTCCACCACGTCCTGCTGCCTGGCCTGCAGACGCTGCACGACGCCCTGGCTGCCAAGGCTGAAGAGTTCAAAGACATCATCAAGATTGGACGCACACATACTCAGGATGCGGTTCCTCTGTCGCTGGGACAGGAGTTCAGCGGCTACGTCCAGCAAGTGAAGTACAGCATTGAGAGAGTGAAGGCCGCCATGCCCAGGGTGTATGAGCTGGCGGCAGGAGGCACAGCAGTAGGGACTGGACTCAACACCCGCATTGGCTTCGCTGAGAAAGTCGCCTCCACTGTCTCTTCTCTCACAGGCCTGCCGTTCGTCACCGCTCCCAACAAGTTCGAAGCTCTGGCGGCCCATGATGCTCTGGTGGAGCTGAGTGGAGCTCTGAACACAGTGgctgtcagcatgatgaagATCGCCAATGACATCCGCTTCCTGGGGTCAGGACCTCGCTCAGGCCTCGGAGAGCTCATCTTACCCGAGAACGAACCGGGCAGCAGCATCATGCCAGGGAAGGTGAACCCCACCCAGTGCGAGGCCATGACCATGGTCGCAGCCCAGGTGATGGGCAACCACGTCGCAGTCACCATCGGAGGCAGCAACGGACACTTCGAGCTCAACGTCTTCAAACCCATGATGATCAAGAACGTGCTGAACTCGGCTCGGCTGCTCGGCGACGCGTCCGTCTCCTTCACCAACAACTGCGTGGTGGGCATCCAGGCCAACACGGAGAGGATCAACAAGCTCATGAACGAGTCTCTCATGTTGGTCACCGCGCTCAACGAACACATTGGTTACGACAAGGCAGCCACTATCGCCAAGACGGCTCACAAGAAGGGGTCCACGCTCAAGGCCGTGGCCGTGGAGCTGGGATA
This sequence is a window from Epinephelus lanceolatus isolate andai-2023 chromosome 6, ASM4190304v1, whole genome shotgun sequence. Protein-coding genes within it:
- the fh gene encoding fumarate hydratase, mitochondrial, whose amino-acid sequence is MIRSLRRVQQFNCNLLTLQRVSVNSKLPLCTSRMASSEYRIERDTFGELKVPVDKYYGAQTVRSTMNFKIGGPSERMPIQVIKAFGILKRAAAEVNKEFGLDPKIANAIIQAADEVSAGKLDDHFPLVVWQTGSGTQSNMNVNEVISNRAIEIMGGKLGSKDPVHPNDHVNKSQSSNDTFPTAMHIAAATEVHHVLLPGLQTLHDALAAKAEEFKDIIKIGRTHTQDAVPLSLGQEFSGYVQQVKYSIERVKAAMPRVYELAAGGTAVGTGLNTRIGFAEKVASTVSSLTGLPFVTAPNKFEALAAHDALVELSGALNTVAVSMMKIANDIRFLGSGPRSGLGELILPENEPGSSIMPGKVNPTQCEAMTMVAAQVMGNHVAVTIGGSNGHFELNVFKPMMIKNVLNSARLLGDASVSFTNNCVVGIQANTERINKLMNESLMLVTALNEHIGYDKAATIAKTAHKKGSTLKAVAVELGYLTEEQFDQWVKPSEMLGPK